The DNA region AAACGAGTACTTTCGCCCCGGAGTGGGGCGGCGCACTCCCTGGCAAGGAATCCCGGTAGAGAGCATGCAGTTCGGGGGTGGTCCGTGTGATCGGACTTTACCCCAGGGCGTATTTTGGAGAGAGTTGAGTTGGGTAGCGGTCGCATATTGATCATACAGAGTGTGTCGGAAGATGGTCGTCAGTTCCGGCCCAGCGACTGGATTGAGCGTATCTCGGGGACGTTGGGGTCGTTTGGGTCGGATAACCGCCTGCATTATTCCAACCAGGTCCAGCCCCGGATGATCAATGGCGAGAAATGCCTGGTGGTTGATCCGCTGTTGCAGGAGCAGAATCCTCAGGCCTTTGAATACATCATGGCCTTTGTTCGCGCTAACAAGTTAAAAGTGCGCGAAGAGCAGGAATAACGAGAAAATACGCGGTTTCATGAACAAAAAAAGGGAGCCTGAGGCTCCTTTTTTTGTTATAGCAGCTTGTTGAAAAAAGCG from Gammaproteobacteria bacterium includes:
- a CDS encoding DUF3579 domain-containing protein; translated protein: MGSGRILIIQSVSEDGRQFRPSDWIERISGTLGSFGSDNRLHYSNQVQPRMINGEKCLVVDPLLQEQNPQAFEYIMAFVRANKLKVREEQE